Proteins encoded by one window of Streptomyces sp. NBC_01571:
- a CDS encoding TIGR00730 family Rossman fold protein: MNVCVFLSAADLDERYTRPARELAELLGKGGHTLVWGGSDTGLMKVVADGVRETGGRLVGVSVAFLREWARQDADEMVFADDLAARKALLLARADAVVVLAGGLGTLDEVTEILELRKHGLHDKPVVLLNTAGFYDGLALQLRRMEEEGFLPVPLSGLFFLADAAADAFAHLEESVVGR, translated from the coding sequence ATGAACGTCTGTGTCTTCCTCTCCGCCGCGGACCTCGACGAGCGCTACACCCGGCCGGCCCGCGAACTGGCGGAACTGCTCGGCAAGGGAGGGCACACCCTGGTGTGGGGCGGATCCGACACCGGACTGATGAAGGTCGTCGCCGACGGGGTGCGGGAGACCGGAGGTCGGCTGGTGGGAGTCTCGGTCGCCTTTCTGCGCGAGTGGGCCAGGCAGGACGCCGACGAGATGGTGTTCGCCGACGACCTCGCCGCACGCAAGGCCCTGCTGCTCGCGCGCGCGGACGCGGTGGTCGTGCTGGCGGGCGGCCTGGGCACGCTGGACGAGGTGACCGAGATCCTGGAGCTGAGGAAGCACGGACTGCACGACAAGCCCGTGGTGCTGCTGAACACGGCCGGGTTCTACGACGGCTTGGCACTCCAGCTCCGCCGGATGGAGGAGGAGGGCTTCCTGCCGGTACCCCTGAGCGGGCTGTTCTTCCTCGCCGACGCGGCCGCCGACGCCTTCGCCCACCTGGAGGAATCCGTCGTCGGGCGATGA